In one window of Zingiber officinale cultivar Zhangliang chromosome 11A, Zo_v1.1, whole genome shotgun sequence DNA:
- the LOC122032933 gene encoding uncharacterized protein LOC122032933 has protein sequence MPFATVIVPASGLCADLLSSPFSGAMSEISSEGASTGASDSRSSEGWKQRIIVSTLLAGVVGGGAGLISKHGKTLGVGVTAASVAANFAIATGCYCSAREIARDARASIPDDLMNSMVGGLASGAILGRLQGGQLGAAKYAILFAAAGTAVDFTTIQLRPYFQSFISSVRDRKSNWSLPEWSPIQILDEEALAAKRAREEQQFAQRRLGEFRKEES, from the exons ATGCCGTTCGCCACAGTGATCGTGCCCGCATCTGGTCTTTGTGCTGACCTTCTGAGTTCTCCGTTCTCCGGCGCGATGTCCGAGATATCGTCGGAGGGGGCGTCCACGGGCGCCTCCGACAGTAGATCCTCGGAAGGCTGGAAGCAGCGCATCATCGTTTCCACCCTACTCGCTG GGGTCGTCGGTGGAGGAGCTGGTTTGATCTCGAAGCACGGGAAAACTCTTGGCGTCGGTGTCACCGCAGCCTCCGTAGCGGCCAATTTTGCCATCGCCACGGGATGCTACTGCA GTGCACGTGAAATTGCACGTGATGCTCGGGCTTCAATCCCTGATGATCTTATGAATTCAATGGTGGGAGGATTAGCAAGTGGAGCAATTCTTGGAAGATTGCAAG GTGGCCAACTCGGAGCAGCTAAATATGCTATCCTTTTTGCAGCTGCTGGAACAGCCGTAGACTTCACTACGATACAGCTGAGGCCTTACTTTCAGAGTTTCATCTCCAGTGTCAGAGACAGGAAGTCTAACTGGAGTCTGCCAGAGTGGTCTCCAATCCAAATACTAGATGAAGAAGCTCTTGCCGCTAAGCGTGCACGAGAAGAGCAGCAATTTGCTCAGAGAAGACTTGGCGAATTTAGAAAAGAAGAATCTTAA
- the LOC122031914 gene encoding adenosylhomocysteinase-like, translating to MALIVEKTSSGREYKVKDLSQADFGRLEIELAEVEMPGLMACRTEYGAAKPFAGARISGSLHMTIQTAVLIETLTSLGAEVRWCSCNIFSTQDHAAAAIARDSAAVFAWKGETLAEYWWCTERCLDWGADGGPDLIVDDGGDATLLIHEGVKAEEEYEKSGKLPDPASTDNTELQIVFGIIRDWLKTDPKKYRRMKERLVGVSEETTTGVKRLYQMQDSGTLLFPAINVNDSVTKSKFDNLYGCRHSLPDGLMRATDVMIAGKVAVVCGYGDVGKGCAAALKQAGAQVVVTEIDPICALQALMEGIPVRTLEDVLSEADIFVTTTGNKDIIMVDHMRKMKNNAIVCNIGHFDNEIDMHGLETYPGVKRITIKPQTDRWVFPDTKTGIIVLAEGRLMNLGCATGHPSFVMSCSFTNQVIAQLELWKEKKTGKYEKKVYVLPKHLDEKVAALHLGKLGAKLTKLTPSQAEYISVPVGGPYKPAHYRY from the exons ATGGCTTTGATCGTGGAGAAGACGTCGTCGGGCCGCGAGTACAAGGTGAAGGACCTCTCCCAGGCTGACTTCGGCCGCCTCGAGATCGAGCTCGCCGAGGTGGAGATGCCCGGCCTCATGGCCTGCCGCACCGAGTACGGAGCTGCCAAGCCCTTCGCCGGCGCCCGCATCTCTGGCTCCCTCCATATGACTATCCAGACCGCTGTCCTCATCGAGACCCTCACCTCGCTCGGCGCCGAGGTCCGCTGGTGCTCCTGCAACATCTTCTCCACCCAGGACCACGCCGCGGCCGCCATCGCACGCGACTCCGCCGCGGTATTCGCCTGGAAGGGAGAGACTCTCGCCGAGTACTGGTGGTGCACCGAGCGCTGCCTCGACTGGGGCGCCGACGGCGGTCCTGATCTCATTGTGGACGATGGCGGCGACGCCACCCTCCTCATCCACGAGGGCGTCAAGGCCGAAGAGGAGTACGAGAAATCGGGCAAGCTCCCCGATCCTGCCTCCACCGATAACACCGAGCTCCAGATCGTGTTCGGGATCATCCGCGATTGGCTCAAGACCGACCCCAAGAAGTACCGCCGAATGAAGGAGCGGCTTGTGGGCGTGTCGGAGGAGACCACCACTGGTGTTAAGCGGCTCTACCAGATGCAAGATAGCGGCACCCTTCTCTTCCCCGCCATCAATGTGAACGATTCCGTCACCAAGAGCAAG TTCGACAATCTATACGGATGCCGTCACTCTCTCCCTGATGGCCTGATGAGGGCTACCGATGTTATGATTGCCGGCAAGGTCGCGGTGGTATGTGGCTACGGGGATGTCGGTAAGGGCTGCGCTGCTGCTCTCAAACAAGCCGGCGCTCAGGTCGTCGTCACTGAGATTGACCCCATCTGTGCTCTTCAGGCCCTAATGGAGGGCATTCCCGTTCGCACTTTAGAGGATGTTCTTTCTGAGGCTGATATCTTCGTGACCACCACCGGAAACAAGGACATCATCATGGTCGACCACAtgaggaagatgaagaacaatGCCATTGTCTGTAACATTGGCCACTTCGACAATGAGATCGACATGCACGGGCTGGAGACTTACCCTGGTGTCAAGCGCATCACCATTAAGCCCCAGACCGATCGCTGGGTGTTCCCTGATACAAAAACCGGTATCATAGTTCTCGCCGAGGGGCGCCTTATGAACCTTGGTTGCGCCACAGGCCACCCCAGCTTCGTAATGTCCTGCTCCTTCACCAACCAG GTGATAGCACAGCTCGAGTtgtggaaggagaagaagacaggGAAGTACGAGAAGAAAGTATATGTTCTGCCTAAGCATCTGGATGAGAAAGTGGCAGCTCTTCACCTCGGCAAGTTGGGAGCCAAGCTCACCAAACTCACTCCATCACAAGCTGAGTACATCAGTGTTCCGGTGGGGGGACCTTACAAGCCTGCTCATTACAGGTATTAG
- the LOC122031915 gene encoding uncharacterized protein LOC122031915 isoform X2, translated as MDCTSSSPSIWGRQSVYVDHFYRVADPLSSPDFGVELGLDEAVALPTELGETSHPSTGCSRWEELLPDVLANIFHFLIMDDVIIASRVCRAWQTAACMELFLSRGTLDLRPLDHLRGPSKQQYAMLLSIVLSRTASCDCWKIFIAPTYVAMPDSFLVDFARRTPRLRAVSLPLRSAFPLDTLAALLPHWSQLACFRALIHRTATAIALRDLGFMCKNIRALNLLTRIGAEEAAAMVENFPGLWLLQMARCVVTVEALVLILDGCKQLKKLDIRHSKFVDEMDIGMNLMQDVIKKGSSLQWFLYCKDPGSCSECWTESFLF; from the exons ATGGACTGCACTAGTTCTTCCCCTTCCATTTGGGGGCGACAATCGGTCTACGTGGATCACTTCTACCGCGTTGCGGATCCGCTTTCATCTCCCGACTTTGGTGTCGAATTAGGGTTG GATGAAGCGGTGGCATTGCCCACGGAGCTGGGCGAGACGTCCCATCCCTCCACCGGCTGCAGTCGGTGGGAGGAGCTGCTCCCCGATGTGCTGGCCAATATCTTCCACTTCCTAATCATGGATGATGTCATCATCGCCTCCCGCGTCTGCCGTGCCTGGCAGACCGCTGCCTGCATGGAGCTCTTCCTCTCAAGAGGCACCCTCGACCTCCGCCCTCTTGACCATCTCCGAGGCCCCTCCAAGCAGCAGTACGCCATGCTCCTCTCCATTGTCCTCTCCCGCACAGCCTCCTGCGATTGCTGGAAGATCTTCATCGCGCCGACTTACGTCGCGATGCCGGACTCCTTCTTAGTGGACTTCGCGCGCCGGACTCCCCGGCTTCGCGCGGTCTCCCTACCGTTGCGGTCTGCCTTCCCCCTTGACACCTTGGCTGCCCTATTGCCGCACTGGAGCCAATTGGCTTGCTTTCGTGCGCTGATTCACCGGACGGCCACCGCGATCGCGCTGAGAGACCTTGGCTTCATGTGCAAGAACATACGGGCGCTGAATCTGCTGACAAGGATTGGTGCGGAGGAGGCCGCTGCCATGGTGGAGAACTTCCCTGGCCTGTGGTTGCTGCAGATGGCACGGTGCGTGGTGACGGTGGAGGCGCTGGTGTTGATCTTGGACGGGTGCAAGCAGCTGAAGAAATTGGACATCCGTCACTCCAAGTTCGTCGACGAGATGGACATCGGCATGAATCTGATGCAGGATGTGATCAAGAAGGGTTCCAGCTTGCAGTGGTTCCTCTACTGCAAGGATCCAGGTTCGTGTTCCGAATGCTGGACCGAGAGCTTTCTGTTTTAG
- the LOC122031915 gene encoding uncharacterized protein LOC122031915 isoform X4, whose amino-acid sequence MVHFRIIMDEAVALPTELGETSHPSTGCSRWEELLPDVLANIFHFLIMDDVIIASRVCRAWQTAACMELFLSRGTLDLRPLDHLRGPSKQQYAMLLSIVLSRTASCDCWKIFIAPTYVAMPDSFLVDFARRTPRLRAVSLPLRSAFPLDTLAALLPHWSQLACFRALIHRTATAIALRDLGFMCKNIRALNLLTRIGAEEAAAMVENFPGLWLLQMARCVVTVEALVLILDGCKQLKKLDIRHSKFVDEMDIGMNLMQDVIKKGSSLQWFLYCKDPGSCSECWTESFLF is encoded by the exons ATGGTTCATTTTCGTATAATTATG GATGAAGCGGTGGCATTGCCCACGGAGCTGGGCGAGACGTCCCATCCCTCCACCGGCTGCAGTCGGTGGGAGGAGCTGCTCCCCGATGTGCTGGCCAATATCTTCCACTTCCTAATCATGGATGATGTCATCATCGCCTCCCGCGTCTGCCGTGCCTGGCAGACCGCTGCCTGCATGGAGCTCTTCCTCTCAAGAGGCACCCTCGACCTCCGCCCTCTTGACCATCTCCGAGGCCCCTCCAAGCAGCAGTACGCCATGCTCCTCTCCATTGTCCTCTCCCGCACAGCCTCCTGCGATTGCTGGAAGATCTTCATCGCGCCGACTTACGTCGCGATGCCGGACTCCTTCTTAGTGGACTTCGCGCGCCGGACTCCCCGGCTTCGCGCGGTCTCCCTACCGTTGCGGTCTGCCTTCCCCCTTGACACCTTGGCTGCCCTATTGCCGCACTGGAGCCAATTGGCTTGCTTTCGTGCGCTGATTCACCGGACGGCCACCGCGATCGCGCTGAGAGACCTTGGCTTCATGTGCAAGAACATACGGGCGCTGAATCTGCTGACAAGGATTGGTGCGGAGGAGGCCGCTGCCATGGTGGAGAACTTCCCTGGCCTGTGGTTGCTGCAGATGGCACGGTGCGTGGTGACGGTGGAGGCGCTGGTGTTGATCTTGGACGGGTGCAAGCAGCTGAAGAAATTGGACATCCGTCACTCCAAGTTCGTCGACGAGATGGACATCGGCATGAATCTGATGCAGGATGTGATCAAGAAGGGTTCCAGCTTGCAGTGGTTCCTCTACTGCAAGGATCCAGGTTCGTGTTCCGAATGCTGGACCGAGAGCTTTCTGTTTTAG
- the LOC122031915 gene encoding uncharacterized protein LOC122031915 isoform X1 — MDCTSSSPSIWGRQSVYVDHFYRVADPLSSPDFGVELGLQDEAVALPTELGETSHPSTGCSRWEELLPDVLANIFHFLIMDDVIIASRVCRAWQTAACMELFLSRGTLDLRPLDHLRGPSKQQYAMLLSIVLSRTASCDCWKIFIAPTYVAMPDSFLVDFARRTPRLRAVSLPLRSAFPLDTLAALLPHWSQLACFRALIHRTATAIALRDLGFMCKNIRALNLLTRIGAEEAAAMVENFPGLWLLQMARCVVTVEALVLILDGCKQLKKLDIRHSKFVDEMDIGMNLMQDVIKKGSSLQWFLYCKDPGSCSECWTESFLF; from the exons ATGGACTGCACTAGTTCTTCCCCTTCCATTTGGGGGCGACAATCGGTCTACGTGGATCACTTCTACCGCGTTGCGGATCCGCTTTCATCTCCCGACTTTGGTGTCGAATTAGGGTTG CAGGATGAAGCGGTGGCATTGCCCACGGAGCTGGGCGAGACGTCCCATCCCTCCACCGGCTGCAGTCGGTGGGAGGAGCTGCTCCCCGATGTGCTGGCCAATATCTTCCACTTCCTAATCATGGATGATGTCATCATCGCCTCCCGCGTCTGCCGTGCCTGGCAGACCGCTGCCTGCATGGAGCTCTTCCTCTCAAGAGGCACCCTCGACCTCCGCCCTCTTGACCATCTCCGAGGCCCCTCCAAGCAGCAGTACGCCATGCTCCTCTCCATTGTCCTCTCCCGCACAGCCTCCTGCGATTGCTGGAAGATCTTCATCGCGCCGACTTACGTCGCGATGCCGGACTCCTTCTTAGTGGACTTCGCGCGCCGGACTCCCCGGCTTCGCGCGGTCTCCCTACCGTTGCGGTCTGCCTTCCCCCTTGACACCTTGGCTGCCCTATTGCCGCACTGGAGCCAATTGGCTTGCTTTCGTGCGCTGATTCACCGGACGGCCACCGCGATCGCGCTGAGAGACCTTGGCTTCATGTGCAAGAACATACGGGCGCTGAATCTGCTGACAAGGATTGGTGCGGAGGAGGCCGCTGCCATGGTGGAGAACTTCCCTGGCCTGTGGTTGCTGCAGATGGCACGGTGCGTGGTGACGGTGGAGGCGCTGGTGTTGATCTTGGACGGGTGCAAGCAGCTGAAGAAATTGGACATCCGTCACTCCAAGTTCGTCGACGAGATGGACATCGGCATGAATCTGATGCAGGATGTGATCAAGAAGGGTTCCAGCTTGCAGTGGTTCCTCTACTGCAAGGATCCAGGTTCGTGTTCCGAATGCTGGACCGAGAGCTTTCTGTTTTAG
- the LOC122031915 gene encoding uncharacterized protein LOC122031915 isoform X3, whose protein sequence is MVHFRIIMQDEAVALPTELGETSHPSTGCSRWEELLPDVLANIFHFLIMDDVIIASRVCRAWQTAACMELFLSRGTLDLRPLDHLRGPSKQQYAMLLSIVLSRTASCDCWKIFIAPTYVAMPDSFLVDFARRTPRLRAVSLPLRSAFPLDTLAALLPHWSQLACFRALIHRTATAIALRDLGFMCKNIRALNLLTRIGAEEAAAMVENFPGLWLLQMARCVVTVEALVLILDGCKQLKKLDIRHSKFVDEMDIGMNLMQDVIKKGSSLQWFLYCKDPGSCSECWTESFLF, encoded by the exons ATGGTTCATTTTCGTATAATTATG CAGGATGAAGCGGTGGCATTGCCCACGGAGCTGGGCGAGACGTCCCATCCCTCCACCGGCTGCAGTCGGTGGGAGGAGCTGCTCCCCGATGTGCTGGCCAATATCTTCCACTTCCTAATCATGGATGATGTCATCATCGCCTCCCGCGTCTGCCGTGCCTGGCAGACCGCTGCCTGCATGGAGCTCTTCCTCTCAAGAGGCACCCTCGACCTCCGCCCTCTTGACCATCTCCGAGGCCCCTCCAAGCAGCAGTACGCCATGCTCCTCTCCATTGTCCTCTCCCGCACAGCCTCCTGCGATTGCTGGAAGATCTTCATCGCGCCGACTTACGTCGCGATGCCGGACTCCTTCTTAGTGGACTTCGCGCGCCGGACTCCCCGGCTTCGCGCGGTCTCCCTACCGTTGCGGTCTGCCTTCCCCCTTGACACCTTGGCTGCCCTATTGCCGCACTGGAGCCAATTGGCTTGCTTTCGTGCGCTGATTCACCGGACGGCCACCGCGATCGCGCTGAGAGACCTTGGCTTCATGTGCAAGAACATACGGGCGCTGAATCTGCTGACAAGGATTGGTGCGGAGGAGGCCGCTGCCATGGTGGAGAACTTCCCTGGCCTGTGGTTGCTGCAGATGGCACGGTGCGTGGTGACGGTGGAGGCGCTGGTGTTGATCTTGGACGGGTGCAAGCAGCTGAAGAAATTGGACATCCGTCACTCCAAGTTCGTCGACGAGATGGACATCGGCATGAATCTGATGCAGGATGTGATCAAGAAGGGTTCCAGCTTGCAGTGGTTCCTCTACTGCAAGGATCCAGGTTCGTGTTCCGAATGCTGGACCGAGAGCTTTCTGTTTTAG
- the LOC122032424 gene encoding 40S ribosomal protein S8-like yields the protein MGISRDSMHKRRATGGKKKAWRKKRKYELGRQPANTKLSSNKTVRRVRVRGGNVKWRALRLDTGNYSWGSEAVTRKTRILDVVYNASNNELVRTQTLVKSAIVQVDAAPFKAWYLQHYGVELGKKKKSASATKKETTEGQEGEPTAEVKKSSHVLRKLEKRQQDRKLDSHIEDQFGTGRLLAAISSRPGQCGRADGYILEGKELEFYMKKIQKKKGKGAGAA from the exons ATGG GTATCTCACGGGACTCCATGCACAAGAGGCGCGCTACCGGAGGTAAAAAGAAGGCctggaggaagaagagaaa GTATGAGTTGGGAAGGCAACCTGCAAACACAAAACTTTCCAGCAACAAGACTGTGAGAAGGGTAAGAGTCCGAGGAGGCAATGTAAAATGGAGGGCTCTCAGGTTGGATACTGGGAATTATTCATGGGGAAGTGAGGCCGTAACACGCAAGACCCGTATCCTTGATGTGGTCTATAATGCTTCAAACAACGAGCTTGTGAGGACACAAACCCTTGTTAAGAGTGCGATTGTCCAGGTGGATGCAGCCCCCTTCAAGGCGTGGTATCTCCAGCATTATGGAGttgaacttggaaagaagaagaagtctgCCTCAGCTACCAAGAAAGAGACAACTGAG GGGCAAGAGGGTGAACCTACTGCAGAAGTAAAGAAGAGCAGCCATGTACTGAGGAAGTTGGAAAAGAGGCAGCAGGATCGGAAACTTGATTCTCACATTGAGGATCAATTTGGTACCGGAAGGCTGTTGGCCGCCATCTCCTCTCGCCCTGGCCAGTGTGGTAGAGCTGATGG CTACATATTAGAAGGAAAGGAGCTCGAGTTCTACATGAAGAAGATACAGAAGAAAAAGGGCAAGGGAGCAGGAGCTGCATGA